The proteins below come from a single Aphanothece sacrum FPU1 genomic window:
- the ffh gene encoding signal recognition particle protein has protein sequence MFDALAERLEDAWKKLRGQDKITPSNIQDALQEVRRALLSADVNLQVVKNFIADVEKAAVGAEVISGVNPGQQFIKIVYDELVKVMGESNVPLAQAKTVPTVILMAGLQGTGKTTATAKLALYLRKENRSCLMVATDVYRPAAIDQLITLGKQIEVPVFELGSQANPVDIATQGLAKAKEMGMDTVIIDTAGRLQIDEEMMVELARIKKAVNPNDTLLVVDAMTGQEAANLSRTFHEQIGITGAILTKLDGDTRGGAALSVRQISGQPIKFIGVGEKVEALQPFYPERMASRILNMGDVLTLVEKAQEEIDIADVEKMQSKIMTAQFDFNDFLKQMRLMKNMGSFGSILKMIPGMNKLSNLDIEKGETELKKTEAMISSMTLEERQNPDLLAKSPSRRRRIAKGSGHVETEVGKLVTNFTRMRGMMQQMGQGNMPGMGGMPGMGGMPGMGGMFGQGPQPGFRGYAGGTKKKAKKAKKKKGFGNL, from the coding sequence ATGTTTGATGCTCTCGCCGAACGCTTAGAAGATGCTTGGAAAAAATTAAGGGGTCAAGACAAAATTACCCCATCCAATATACAAGATGCCCTACAAGAAGTCAGACGGGCCTTATTATCAGCAGATGTTAACCTACAAGTTGTTAAGAATTTTATCGCAGATGTAGAAAAAGCGGCCGTCGGTGCTGAAGTGATTTCCGGCGTTAACCCTGGTCAACAATTTATCAAAATAGTTTATGACGAATTAGTCAAAGTCATGGGGGAAAGTAATGTTCCCTTGGCCCAAGCTAAAACAGTCCCTACTGTTATTTTAATGGCCGGGTTACAAGGCACAGGGAAAACTACGGCAACAGCTAAATTAGCCCTATATTTACGCAAAGAAAACCGTAGTTGTTTGATGGTAGCGACGGATGTCTACCGTCCTGCTGCTATTGACCAATTAATCACCCTGGGAAAACAAATTGAGGTTCCAGTTTTTGAATTAGGGAGTCAAGCAAACCCGGTAGATATTGCCACTCAAGGGTTAGCAAAAGCGAAAGAAATGGGCATGGATACGGTCATTATTGATACGGCCGGACGACTGCAAATAGATGAAGAAATGATGGTGGAGTTGGCCCGTATTAAAAAGGCGGTCAACCCTAATGATACCCTCTTAGTCGTAGATGCGATGACGGGTCAAGAGGCTGCTAATTTAAGCCGTACCTTTCATGAGCAAATTGGCATTACTGGGGCAATTTTAACGAAATTAGACGGTGATACCAGAGGAGGGGCCGCCTTATCGGTGCGTCAAATATCGGGTCAACCGATTAAATTTATTGGGGTTGGGGAAAAAGTCGAGGCTTTACAACCATTTTATCCCGAACGCATGGCTTCCCGTATTCTCAATATGGGGGATGTACTTACATTAGTCGAAAAGGCCCAAGAAGAAATTGACATCGCTGATGTCGAGAAGATGCAGTCAAAAATTATGACTGCTCAATTTGATTTTAATGACTTCCTCAAACAAATGCGTCTGATGAAGAATATGGGGTCATTTGGCAGCATTCTCAAGATGATTCCAGGGATGAATAAACTTAGTAATCTAGACATCGAAAAGGGAGAAACGGAACTTAAAAAAACTGAGGCAATGATTAGTTCTATGACATTAGAAGAACGGCAAAACCCCGATTTATTAGCTAAGTCTCCCAGTCGTCGCCGTCGTATTGCTAAAGGGTCTGGCCATGTAGAAACGGAGGTCGGTAAGTTAGTGACTAATTTTACCCGTATGCGTGGCATGATGCAGCAAATGGGACAAGGAAATATGCCGGGTATGGGGGGTATGCCAGGTATGGGTGGTATGCCAGGTATGGGCGGTATGTTTGGTCAGGGGCCACAGCCAGGATTTCGAGGATATGCAGGAGGAACGAAGAAAAAAGCGAAAAAAGCGAAGAAAAAGAAAGGTTTTGGTAATCTTTGA
- the hisF gene encoding imidazole glycerol phosphate synthase subunit HisF: protein MLAKRILPCLDVNGGRVVKGVNFVNLQDAGDPVELAKVYNDAGADELVFLDITATHEKRDTIIDVVYRTAEAVFIPLTVGGGIQTLDNIKHLLRAGADKVSINSSAVGDPEFIDRASDRFGKQCIVVAIDARRRKDPHHPGWDVYVRGGRENTGLDAIEWAKEVEKRGAGELLVTSMDADGTQAGYDLDLTRLIAEQVEIPVIASGGAGNCEHIYQSLTEGKAEAALLASLLHYGQLSIEQIKGYLRDRQVPVRQI from the coding sequence ATGTTAGCAAAACGAATTTTACCTTGTTTGGATGTGAATGGGGGGCGTGTTGTTAAGGGGGTAAATTTTGTTAACCTTCAAGATGCCGGAGATCCTGTAGAATTAGCCAAGGTTTATAATGATGCCGGGGCCGATGAATTAGTGTTTCTCGATATTACGGCTACTCATGAGAAACGAGACACTATTATAGACGTGGTTTATCGCACGGCTGAGGCTGTTTTTATTCCCCTAACAGTTGGTGGGGGCATTCAAACCTTAGATAATATTAAACATTTGTTACGCGCTGGAGCCGATAAAGTTAGTATTAATTCTTCGGCAGTAGGAGATCCTGAATTTATTGATCGCGCTAGTGATCGCTTTGGTAAACAGTGTATTGTGGTGGCTATTGATGCCAGACGACGGAAAGATCCTCACCATCCGGGGTGGGATGTTTATGTACGAGGAGGAAGGGAAAATACCGGACTTGATGCCATTGAATGGGCCAAAGAAGTAGAAAAACGAGGGGCCGGCGAATTATTAGTTACCAGTATGGATGCAGATGGAACCCAGGCCGGATATGATTTAGACCTCACTCGTCTTATTGCCGAACAGGTAGAGATTCCGGTGATCGCCTCTGGAGGGGCGGGAAATTGTGAACATATTTATCAATCTCTCACAGAAGGAAAAGCTGAGGCTGCGTTATTAGCTTCTTTACTTCATTATGGACAATTAAGCATTGAGCAAATTAAGGGTTATTTACGCGATCGCCAAGTTCCGGTGAGACAAATTTAA
- a CDS encoding low-complexity tail membrane protein produces MNNFRTEPFLWIHLAGIAVAPLLLQLVWLGLAVGDPLPLFWLELLFVGSIGIIPILWMQWTRPFDFFSILLVCLKPESVTEQQRKILSLLKTRNLKILSGITSVILGAIAWQLYQWAPIASMTVTILPHWRLLGLMIAGVAFLLSNLFIQIPVSVLGVLLTSNQQWSNTQPYSTEKILSDFTVFGFRVNKIFFIPLSEDNS; encoded by the coding sequence ATGAATAATTTTCGTACTGAACCGTTTTTGTGGATTCATTTGGCAGGAATCGCCGTTGCCCCTCTATTGTTACAATTAGTTTGGTTAGGACTGGCAGTGGGTGATCCTTTACCTTTATTTTGGTTAGAGTTATTGTTCGTGGGCAGTATCGGAATTATTCCTATACTCTGGATGCAGTGGACTCGTCCTTTTGATTTTTTTAGTATTTTATTAGTTTGCTTAAAACCTGAGAGTGTGACTGAACAACAACGGAAAATTTTAAGCTTATTAAAAACCCGAAATCTAAAAATTTTATCCGGGATCACCTCCGTAATTTTAGGGGCGATCGCCTGGCAACTCTATCAATGGGCCCCTATCGCTTCTATGACTGTAACTATCCTTCCTCACTGGCGTTTATTAGGCTTAATGATCGCCGGCGTTGCCTTTTTGTTGAGTAATTTATTTATTCAAATTCCTGTGAGTGTTTTGGGGGTTTTATTAACCTCTAATCAACAATGGTCAAATACCCAACCCTATTCAACAGAGAAAATTCTCTCAGATTTTACTGTCTTTGGTTTTCGCGTCAATAAAATATTTTTCATTCCTTTATCAGAGGACAATTCATAA
- a CDS encoding fatty acid desaturase family protein, whose translation MKLTNSQKLIPQGTYAKKLRPFLPDEAFLRDPMKLVILFINLTILLLGWMIGSHLDSWPIHLLWLYLPIAIIMGNSVIVLLFSSHDLMHGSVIRNARLTQFISLLGLSMLWMPPTLWKSIHNRVHHNQTNALGDPDRNYLYEQPKTWGKWIHNVVVPSVEVNPLWLTVGMSTAWGVHLFRNLTSVLLFNRENVDYVPSAFTVSAKDRRVIFGEFLVIFLLHLSILAYLQFNPVKLIFSYFLPIWMGYAGLMFYIYTNHLICPMTKVNDPLLNSVSIRVPKIFDRLHLNFSYHTEHHLFPGMNSDYYPLVQELLKIHYPESFNLLDAGEAWHLLLTTPRHYKDENTLIDWSGENSVPCPLNNLIDKEAVKTAR comes from the coding sequence ATGAAGTTGACTAATTCTCAAAAACTGATTCCCCAGGGAACTTATGCGAAAAAATTGCGCCCCTTTCTTCCAGATGAAGCGTTTCTTCGAGATCCGATGAAGTTAGTCATCCTGTTCATTAATTTGACAATTTTGCTTTTGGGTTGGATGATAGGCAGTCACTTAGATTCTTGGCCAATACATCTTTTATGGCTTTATTTACCTATAGCTATCATCATGGGCAATAGCGTGATTGTCTTACTATTTAGCTCCCACGATCTCATGCATGGTAGCGTCATTAGAAATGCACGATTAACCCAATTTATTAGCTTGTTAGGACTAAGTATGTTATGGATGCCACCAACTTTGTGGAAATCAATTCATAATCGAGTGCATCATAATCAAACAAATGCCTTAGGTGATCCAGATCGCAATTATTTATACGAGCAACCTAAAACCTGGGGGAAATGGATTCATAATGTAGTTGTACCTTCTGTCGAAGTTAATCCTCTATGGTTAACTGTGGGAATGTCAACAGCATGGGGAGTGCATCTTTTTCGCAATTTGACTTCCGTGCTGTTATTTAACAGGGAAAATGTCGATTATGTGCCTTCTGCTTTTACTGTCAGTGCCAAAGATCGTCGGGTGATCTTTGGTGAATTTTTGGTAATTTTTCTGCTTCATCTGAGCATATTAGCCTATCTACAATTTAATCCCGTCAAGCTCATTTTTAGCTACTTCTTACCCATTTGGATGGGCTATGCCGGATTAATGTTTTATATTTATACAAATCATCTGATTTGTCCAATGACCAAGGTTAACGATCCACTTCTCAATAGTGTTTCTATTCGAGTTCCTAAAATATTTGATCGACTGCATTTGAATTTTTCTTATCATACCGAACATCATCTATTTCCAGGAATGAATTCTGACTATTATCCTCTAGTTCAAGAGTTGTTAAAAATTCACTATCCCGAAAGCTTTAATTTATTAGATGCAGGGGAAGCCTGGCATTTGCTACTAACTACTCCTCGGCATTACAAAGATGAAAATACCTTGATAGATTGGTCAGGAGAAAATTCTGTTCCTTGTCCTCTTAATAACCTCATTGATAAGGAAGCTGTCAAAACAGCAAGATAA
- a CDS encoding STAS domain-containing protein — protein MMSNLMQEKLAIVEPIGYVTAANVSQFQEELTTLVTNKNYYSFLVDMDRVEFMDSAGLMALVAAFRLAQTLGKRFSLCSLAPSVRIIFELTQLDRAFDIFVDRQQFEGSLRQKVAA, from the coding sequence ATAATGAGTAATTTAATGCAAGAAAAGTTAGCCATTGTTGAACCTATTGGCTATGTTACGGCTGCTAATGTTAGCCAATTTCAGGAAGAATTAACCACACTTGTCACGAATAAGAACTATTACAGTTTTTTAGTGGATATGGATAGAGTGGAATTTATGGATAGTGCTGGACTCATGGCCTTAGTAGCCGCATTTCGGTTAGCTCAAACTTTAGGAAAACGGTTTAGTTTATGTTCTCTGGCACCCTCAGTACGAATTATTTTTGAACTAACTCAATTAGATAGAGCTTTTGACATTTTTGTAGATCGTCAACAATTTGAAGGTTCATTACGACAAAAGGTTGCTGCTTAA
- a CDS encoding dihydrolipoamide acetyltransferase family protein produces MIHDIFMPALSSTMTEGKIVSWVKSPGDKVEKGETVVVVESDKADMDVESFYEGYLAIILVEAGQEAPVGNAIALIAETQEEITQAQQKAPSNPPKSPEPSTTHTPEIKADTTPKVAVTTTVSPSPNGRNGRIVASPRAKKLAQELKVNLHSLQGSGPYGRIVAEDVELAAGKTPTSTVTFTPPTTPVTTVKPIPPTPTPVTAGETVPLTTFQKALVQNMVATLGVPTFHVGYTITTDGLDKLYKQIKSKGVTMTALLAKAVAVTLQKHPLVNANYTDQGIQYPQSINIAIAVAMPDGGLITPVLQNADQVDIYSLSRIWKELVERARAKQLQPQEYNSGTFTLSNLGMFGVDRFDAILPPGQGSILAIGASRPQVVATSEGLFGIQRQMAVNITCDHRVIYGSHAAAFLQDLAKLIETNAQSLTM; encoded by the coding sequence ATGATTCACGATATTTTCATGCCTGCTTTAAGTTCTACCATGACCGAAGGAAAAATAGTCTCTTGGGTCAAATCTCCCGGAGATAAGGTCGAAAAAGGCGAAACAGTGGTGGTAGTAGAATCTGACAAAGCGGATATGGATGTAGAATCCTTCTATGAAGGCTATTTAGCAATTATTTTAGTCGAAGCTGGACAAGAAGCACCCGTCGGAAACGCGATCGCTTTAATTGCTGAAACTCAAGAAGAAATTACACAAGCTCAACAAAAAGCTCCTTCTAACCCTCCAAAATCACCAGAACCTAGCACAACCCATACACCGGAAATTAAAGCCGATACGACACCAAAAGTCGCTGTTACAACAACAGTTTCTCCGTCTCCTAATGGTCGGAATGGTCGCATTGTCGCTTCTCCCAGAGCCAAAAAATTAGCCCAAGAATTAAAAGTTAATCTCCATAGCCTGCAAGGTAGTGGCCCCTACGGTAGAATTGTCGCTGAAGATGTAGAACTCGCAGCAGGTAAAACCCCAACCTCAACAGTTACCTTTACTCCTCCTACCACCCCAGTTACCACAGTTAAGCCTATACCCCCTACTCCTACCCCAGTAACAGCAGGAGAAACAGTACCTTTAACTACTTTCCAAAAAGCCTTGGTACAAAACATGGTGGCTACCCTTGGGGTTCCTACTTTTCATGTGGGTTATACCATCACTACTGACGGGTTAGATAAGCTTTACAAACAGATTAAATCTAAAGGAGTTACCATGACTGCTTTACTTGCTAAAGCGGTGGCTGTTACCTTACAAAAACATCCTTTAGTTAATGCTAATTACACTGACCAAGGTATTCAATATCCCCAATCAATTAATATTGCAATCGCGGTGGCAATGCCTGATGGTGGTTTAATTACTCCTGTCTTACAAAATGCGGATCAAGTCGATATTTATTCCTTATCTCGTATATGGAAAGAGTTGGTTGAGCGAGCAAGGGCTAAACAATTACAACCTCAAGAATATAATAGCGGAACCTTTACTCTTTCTAATTTGGGAATGTTTGGAGTTGATCGTTTTGATGCTATCTTACCTCCAGGACAAGGATCAATTTTAGCGATCGGTGCTTCTCGTCCTCAAGTTGTAGCTACATCTGAAGGGTTATTTGGAATACAACGTCAAATGGCAGTTAATATTACTTGTGATCATCGGGTTATTTATGGTTCTCATGCTGCTGCTTTTTTACAAGATTTAGCTAAGTTAATTGAAACCAATGCTCAATCTTTGACTATGTAA
- a CDS encoding J domain-containing protein codes for MQQVRNYYVILGVSQDATNEEIKKSFRKLARQYHPDVNPGDKTVEEKFKDINEAYDILSDETKRADYDSQLLGKGKRRPNRISRNGTPNSDNSYRQDSDFWKFKDFTPATTKRAKVVTPSRSSRRDVEAKLIIPLEKAYQGGRERIRLEDGRSLEVEMPPGMISGQKIRLKGQGLDGGDLYLKITIATHSIFELQGTDIYCQVPLTPSEAILGGAVEIPTIDGLVKMTVPKGVRPGQRLRLANKGYPDASGNRGDQLVEIQIVIPPEPSEEELELYQKIRDKEKFNPRQYLLGN; via the coding sequence ATGCAGCAAGTCCGTAACTATTATGTAATTTTAGGGGTTTCTCAAGATGCCACCAATGAAGAGATAAAAAAATCTTTTCGTAAATTGGCCAGACAGTATCATCCTGACGTAAATCCAGGAGATAAAACCGTAGAAGAAAAGTTTAAGGATATTAACGAAGCTTATGATATCCTCTCAGACGAAACAAAACGGGCTGATTATGATTCACAGTTGTTAGGTAAGGGAAAACGTCGCCCTAACCGTATTTCTCGTAATGGGACTCCTAACAGCGATAATAGTTATCGTCAGGATTCTGATTTCTGGAAATTTAAAGATTTTACCCCCGCTACCACTAAACGGGCTAAAGTGGTTACACCCTCTCGTTCTTCCCGTCGGGATGTAGAAGCTAAACTCATTATTCCCCTAGAAAAAGCTTATCAAGGGGGACGAGAACGCATTCGTCTCGAAGACGGGCGATCGCTGGAAGTAGAAATGCCCCCCGGTATGATCAGTGGCCAAAAAATCCGACTTAAAGGACAAGGCCTTGATGGAGGAGATCTCTATCTCAAAATAACTATCGCTACTCATTCGATTTTTGAGTTACAAGGCACTGATATTTACTGTCAAGTTCCCTTAACCCCCAGTGAAGCTATTTTAGGAGGGGCCGTAGAAATTCCAACTATTGATGGGTTGGTGAAAATGACCGTTCCTAAAGGAGTACGGCCAGGACAAAGGTTACGCTTAGCCAATAAAGGCTATCCAGATGCTTCAGGAAATCGAGGAGATCAACTCGTCGAAATTCAGATTGTTATCCCACCTGAACCTTCTGAGGAAGAATTGGAACTCTATCAGAAAATTCGTGACAAGGAAAAGTTTAACCCTCGTCAGTATTTATTGGGGAACTAA
- the dnaK gene encoding molecular chaperone DnaK, translating to MGKVVGIDLGTTNSVVAVMEGGKPVVIANSEGMRTTPSVVGFNKDGELVVGQMARRQAVLNPQNTFYGVKRFMGRQYAELTPESKQVPYTIRRDDNGNIKIKCPRLKKEFAPEEVSAMILRKLAQEAERYLGEPVTGAIITVPAYFNDSQRQATKDAGKIAGLDVLRILNEPTAAALAYGLEQKRSEKLLVFDLGGGTFDVSVLEVGDGVFEVKATSGDTQLGGNDFDKRIVDWLANQFLEQEGIDLRKDRQALQRLTEAAEKAKIELSGVSVTDVNLPFITATEDGPKHIETRLSRAQFEELCADLVSRLRRPLKRALNDARLTPVQIDEVVLVGGGTRMPMIKELVRSFIDKEPNENVNPDEVVAVGAAIQAGILSGQIKDILLLDVTPLSLGLETIGGVMKKLIPRNTTIPVRRSDIFSTAENNQTMVEVHALQGEREMASDNKSLGRFKLTGIPPAPRGIPQVQVAFDIDANGILQVTARDKTTGREQSVTIQGASTLSEGEVNRMIREADQFAEEDRQRRERVDKRNRGKALTDQAQRRLKEVTLDFGTQFTSSYRRQIESLNAEILDSLEQDDERRLDRAQADLQDVLYELNREVRLQYDDGEDEGFFESIRRTFTGEPEEDLPYTPRRPSYRDDYRQNDYRAPRYEEPQDYRSPKPKYQNYDDNYDDWGQDNSPRSPNRRSPSNTDRSSNYDSDRYSKGDQYSKGGRTRRIPAQNQWDEDDDDWF from the coding sequence ATGGGAAAAGTAGTCGGCATTGACCTGGGGACAACAAACTCCGTCGTAGCCGTCATGGAAGGCGGAAAGCCAGTGGTAATTGCGAATTCAGAAGGAATGCGTACCACTCCTTCTGTGGTAGGTTTTAATAAAGATGGGGAATTAGTCGTCGGACAAATGGCCAGACGACAGGCAGTTCTCAATCCCCAAAATACCTTTTATGGGGTAAAACGATTCATGGGTCGTCAATACGCCGAACTTACCCCCGAATCAAAACAAGTCCCCTATACCATTCGCCGGGATGACAACGGCAATATCAAAATAAAATGTCCCCGTCTCAAAAAAGAATTTGCCCCCGAAGAAGTCTCGGCCATGATTTTGCGTAAACTCGCACAAGAAGCGGAACGATATCTAGGAGAACCCGTCACAGGGGCAATTATCACCGTTCCCGCCTATTTTAACGATTCTCAAAGACAAGCTACCAAAGATGCGGGGAAAATCGCCGGATTAGACGTTTTACGCATTCTCAATGAACCAACAGCCGCCGCCTTAGCTTATGGTCTTGAACAAAAAAGATCGGAAAAACTCCTAGTATTTGACTTAGGAGGAGGAACCTTTGATGTATCCGTCTTAGAAGTGGGAGATGGTGTATTTGAAGTTAAAGCTACCAGTGGAGATACTCAACTCGGAGGTAACGACTTTGATAAACGTATTGTGGATTGGTTAGCCAATCAATTTTTGGAACAAGAAGGGATAGACTTACGCAAAGATAGACAAGCCCTACAACGTCTTACTGAAGCTGCCGAAAAAGCTAAAATTGAACTATCGGGGGTTAGTGTCACCGACGTTAACCTACCGTTCATTACAGCCACCGAAGATGGCCCCAAACACATCGAAACCCGTCTCAGTCGAGCCCAATTTGAGGAACTTTGCGCAGATCTCGTTAGTCGTTTACGTCGTCCCTTAAAACGGGCCCTTAATGATGCTAGACTAACTCCCGTTCAAATTGATGAAGTAGTCTTAGTGGGAGGGGGAACTCGAATGCCCATGATTAAAGAATTAGTCCGTAGCTTTATCGATAAAGAACCCAATGAAAACGTCAACCCCGATGAAGTAGTCGCAGTTGGGGCAGCCATCCAAGCCGGAATTTTATCAGGACAAATCAAAGATATTTTATTGTTAGATGTGACTCCCCTCTCCTTAGGTTTAGAAACCATTGGGGGAGTGATGAAAAAATTAATCCCCCGTAATACCACTATTCCTGTCCGACGTTCGGATATCTTCTCCACGGCTGAAAATAACCAAACAATGGTGGAAGTTCACGCCTTGCAAGGGGAACGGGAAATGGCCAGCGATAATAAATCCTTGGGACGGTTTAAACTGACGGGTATTCCCCCGGCCCCCAGAGGCATTCCTCAAGTACAAGTCGCCTTTGATATCGACGCTAACGGTATTTTACAAGTCACTGCTAGGGATAAAACCACTGGACGAGAACAAAGCGTCACCATTCAAGGGGCCTCAACCCTCAGTGAAGGAGAGGTTAACCGTATGATTCGAGAAGCAGATCAATTTGCCGAAGAAGACCGACAACGACGGGAACGGGTAGACAAACGCAACCGGGGTAAAGCTTTAACTGATCAGGCCCAACGAAGATTAAAAGAAGTTACCCTAGATTTTGGTACTCAATTTACCAGTTCCTATCGTCGTCAAATAGAATCCCTTAATGCAGAAATTCTTGATAGTTTAGAACAAGATGACGAACGTCGTTTAGACCGGGCCCAGGCAGATTTACAAGATGTCTTATACGAACTTAATAGAGAAGTTCGTCTCCAATATGACGATGGAGAAGATGAAGGGTTCTTTGAGTCTATTCGTCGCACTTTTACCGGAGAACCAGAAGAAGATTTACCCTATACTCCCCGTCGTCCTAGTTACCGCGATGATTATCGTCAAAATGACTATCGGGCCCCTCGCTATGAAGAACCTCAAGATTATCGTTCCCCTAAACCTAAATATCAAAATTATGACGATAATTACGATGATTGGGGGCAAGATAATTCCCCGCGATCGCCAAATCGTCGTTCTCCCTCAAACACAGACCGGTCCTCTAATTATGACTCTGATCGATACTCTAAAGGCGATCAATACTCTAAAGGTGGTCGTACTCGTCGTATTCCGGCACAAAATCAATGGGATGAAGATGATGACGATTGGTTCTAA
- a CDS encoding acetylglutamate kinase, which yields MKSPPLIRQLVEKAIYLRQLTPEIENGISHELTRLGYISDVDYEALELLMDEMDAGRIRLVPQ from the coding sequence GTGAAATCACCCCCTTTGATTCGTCAATTAGTAGAAAAGGCGATTTACCTCAGACAACTGACTCCTGAAATCGAAAATGGAATCAGTCATGAGTTAACACGCTTAGGGTATATCTCCGATGTGGACTATGAAGCCTTAGAGTTGCTCATGGATGAAATGGATGCTGGCCGAATTCGTTTAGTTCCCCAATAA